The nucleotide sequence TACGATCACATgcataaaaaaatttaaaatgaaaaaagaatATACGCGCCCCAGCTTACAACCGAAAAAACTAATTATAGACCCTTCAAACCTTTTATGCTTTACCATTTCATTACAGTTATTATGTATTACTACAACCTGTATGAAAAAAATTGGGAtcatacctttatttttattcaAAGCACTGTCCATCTTCTTCAATTTCCGTCGTAGTTTACGGGTAACTGGCCCGTGTTTCTCTTCAAACATTTTTGATCTCATTGCTTCATTCTTCCAAGGCTAAAAACCAGAACAAAAAAAACACAAGATACTCACAAACCAAACAAATTAATATCAAATATACGCATTAAATTAAAAATACCAGAAATTCATACTTAGACAGCTTACAGTATGACAATTGTACCCTTCTTTTTTATCCTTTTAAGGGAGGGTATAAATGTCAAAAaattgaaatatgagattaatttACCTGTCTGAATGCCCCATACTTGTAGAGATTGTGACTTCTCACTCGCATAGTGAAGCGTCGGCGGTTGATTATAGAGGGTATGGTCCACAACACTTTAATCTTGAAGATAAAATAAACAATAACATAGATTAAGTTAGAATAAGACATAGCCATCCCAAAATCTCAGATACGTAGACTTTTTGATTCCCGACTAACCAGGAATTTATGTTCATCTCCTGATTCACATTGGCGTACTTTAACTATCCTCCCAGCAACCGTTCTTTTCTTTTCCGTAACTTTTCCTCTCATGTATACCGGTTGTTTGAACAAAACAACATCTCTTTCGCGTGCATCGCCTGCATTTGAAGAAACATTTTGCTTCAAAACATTAACAAGCAAGCTTATAAAGACAATAAAAGGAAAGGAGTATTACCCGTGCAGTTGATGGAAAACGATGATTCCGGAAAATGTATCATAGCCTTTTCATCTATTGACCTACAATTTCAGTAGATAAAGTTACGTGCCATAAATGATAAACCTATATTACCAAGTTCAATTCTGAAATTGAAAAGAAATGCTTAACAATCAGAGACTACATGTTTTAAGTCAACCCATTTATAATTTACAGATGAGTTGATTCTGGTTTTACTAATATAACTTATAAGTTCAACCTATTTAAAACTTTATTACAACCCATCTACGCCCCATTTAACCAATTCACAACTTACTTACAACTCATCAACTATTTTCACATGCCACCCTTTTGATGCATTTAGATAAATGAATTACACGGGCCGTGTTCTGGTTACATAGTTAGGTTTACTGTAATTGACACGAATAAAGTATATGGTTTGTCACCCTTAGTAAACACGCATCCTTTACACAGCATTAAGAACAGTGAGCCAAACAATACCTGTGAACAGGTGATTCAGAGTCGTGATGATGGTGATCAGGCGGCTGAGATAAGGCCTGATTAGGTCCTTGTTGTTCGTTGTTGAGATGACTGTGACCCACAGAACTGCCAGGTGGTAGATCATTAAGCTGCAGAGTTGTGTCATAAGTTAACGGCACTGATGCTTCTTGAAGGTGATGGTCAGAATACATGGAACAATTCGGGTCTGAGTGATAAGTCAATTGTGTTGACCTTTTCAAATCCAAACTTTGAAACAGTACATCCTGATAGTGAGCTTTTGTATTCTTATTCGCATGCTTGTGTTTACTATGAGATGATACTTTATGGGATACCTTATGACGCTTTTTACCTGAAAAGAATGAGAATTTTTCTCAGCTTATAATTGAACAGactaaatattgtttttttaaacTTGTATTCCTGCAAATGTCAACCATACCTTTATTGTCACCGACATCAAATTCTGTTTCCTTCCATTTTCGTTTACGCCTAGCTTCTTTACCTCGCTCATGTTTCTCTTTAAGCACTTCTGATCTTTCTGCTTCACTCTCCCAAGCCTAAAACCAATACAAAAATATAAGAAACATGATACTGGAGAATGATTAGTGTTTCCATAATCTTAGCCTACCTGTCTGAAGGTCCCAAACTGGTAAAGATTGCGACCTTTTACCAGCAAAATGGAAAGTGGGTCGAGTTTTTTGAACCATTTGCTCCACAACACTTCGACCTTGAACAACAAAAAAAACGTAACATGAACTAAGTTAGAAGTTAGAACCAAAGCATGCCTATAGTAGTACTACTATAGTACACTAACCGAGAACGTATGTTCCGTTGAAGCACTATAACTTTCATTGACTATCCTCCCAGCAACAGTTCTTCTCCCAATTATATCGCGTTGGTTGTTGtacatgttttgtttgaacaaCACAATATCTCCTCTGCATGCATCACCTGTGCATGGGAGGAAGCATTTTTCTTAGACACAAAACACATTGATGAACAAACTTCTCAAGACTGTGGTTCTCACAGGTGAGAGATGCTTTGAGACGTTTAGGTCTCAAAAGCCGAAGTGCTGTTCTATGTACAACCATATAAGCTTTATGTACAGCTAGAAACTGCATCTCTCATATCAACCTTTTAATCAAGTTAACCAATCATAATTTGACCCATATGTGCATGTGGCATCAAGCCATATGGCGTTTCCATATCATCCGTGCTACAGGTTCAGTTTTTAGAACTAAGCTAGAAAGAATATAGAGAAAAATAAGAAGAGAAATATTACCAGTGCAATTAATGGAAAATGATGATTTGGGATATAATGATTCTGCGTTTCCATCTTTTAACCTggaatttcaaaagatttaaaaaagaCTTGTCTAATGTTAAATACAAAAGATTCTCTAAACACTGTCTCTCATAGTTGATAGTTCATAGTAAGATTCGTGTTAGTAGGTGATATATAATTATATAGAGTTCAGTACTTCAGTAAAGCAGATCCAATGATATACACCCAAAGTTACTGCTTCAAGTGAGTCCAGCCTCCTCCCTCGTTCATAACAGCCAACCTAAGGCAGCAGATGCTCCGCATGAGGCGTAAATCACCTCCTCAGATCCGCCTCATGAGTTCCTTGCGCGTCACCTCCCCAGGTACATTTTCCCCACCAGATTGGACACCTCGTGCATTGGGGTGTCGTTTGGGCTTTACAAAATTTAGATGTCTTTGGATCATATGATGGTAATTTTTCCAAAGAATATTGTATCCATGTTCCATAACAACTAGAAAGTACAAACTAAGACACCTTTAGTGTTTCATACACTATGACAAAGGTTCTCACTAAGACACTAACATTGCTGTGACAAAACACCAAATTAAATATATAAAGTACATTATCATTTAATTAGAAATATCGCTATATCTAAAAACAGAACAAAAAAGTGGTCAACCTCTTTGTACACACCAACTAAGCTCTAGGTACAATCAAAAAAGcacaaaaaaacaaacaaaaaatagCTAGAAAAAAAAAGGTGGACAGcccagaaaaagaaaaaaacttgATACTATATAAACCGTTCATTTTTCCACATGTGATCGATGTACTGCCCGATTTATAAAACCAAGTAATCCCCAATGCTctttttaaaaacaaaacaaaaagtgGACACTGGACAATATCTTCAGAGAATCAGCTAGTAATCAAGTGGGTTACGAGACATCAACATACAGGACATTAATGactttgcaaaaaaaaaaaaaaactatacttTATCATAAAAATCAGCATTAAAACATTTATCAAAGAAACAACCATAAGAATGTTAAAGCATCAGAAGTTCAAAAATGTCAACTCCTTATACGAGTAGAACAAAGCAATGGCGGTCCCAGGAATTATTTTTGGGGGTGCGGATGAGGGGTTCAacttcaaccatattttcaaggggtacGATtgggttttttgcctaaaaaatacactaattttttttcaagAGGTGCACCCGCCTGCCCACCCAGCCATCAACTGGGGTCGGCCTTTGGAACAAAGAGTGCCCATCATCATTCAGAATATCAGAGTTAGTAAAAAGTGGAATTAATATTCTTTGAAATATAGTTCCAAAAAAAATATTTGCATATAAGTGCACTGCAACTGGAACTGATAGTAAACCACTAACCCTCCCATGCTCTTTTCAGAGACAGAACAAAGTATTGACCAGTATCTTTCAGATGCTCAGCTAGCAACCGGGAGGTATGAAGTTCCAGTGATTTATCATAAGTATCAGTATTAAAGTTTTATCAaataaaaactcataaaaacgCTAAAgcataaaaaattcaaaattgcCAACTCCTTCTACGTATAGAAGAAAGAGTGCCCTCTATCATTCAGGATAGAAGAGTTGACAAATAGTAAAGTTAATATACTTTAAAATATAAGACCACAAAAAATGAGAATATTTGCAAATAGGTGCACTAAAACAGATGTTATGTGGCCAGCATCTTTCAGATGATCAGCTAGCAATCGGGAGAGTTATGAGGTTCCAGTAATTTATTATAATACTCAGTATTGAAGTTTTATCCAAAAAAAAAACCCCTCATAAAAACGTTCTAgcatataaaaaatcaaaaaagtcAACTCTTTATACGGGTAGAACAAAGAGTGTCAAATATCTTTCAAAGTTTCAGGATAACAGAGTCGATACACAGTGAAATTAAAATAAGTTTAAATTAAAAAACTATTCATAAATAAGTCCGACAGTTTAAAACAAAAACTGAACTAACCTATTGTGCTCTTCGATTCGCTGTATGCACTCTTCCTTTGTTCCAGATACCCTCATTCCATGCTTCCGCAAGTATGTTTTACACTCATTAAGACTTAGTGCATGTAAATCATTACCTCCTGAAAAGCTAGAATATCGTCAACAAATGTTATGTGCCCTAAAAAtgcacttctctttctttcttaTGGTTATGTTCCCATAAGTCACTTTCCTTCTCTTAGAAGCATAGTTTTTGATTACGATTAAAAGATCAGACACAAAAAAGGAATAAAGAATGCCCATTACCTAGTAACCGCTTTCTTTGGTTGAATCAACTAAAACATACCCTCGACCCCCGTATGGCCGTATCTTACACTAACAAAGTATGAGGATGCAATATAGATGGACTGGATACATGTACGGCTTTATAATCTTAGGTTAAAAATTCATTCATCGTGGCTACTAACCAGCAGATATAATATTTCAAGTGTCACAGATGATCCTTAGAACGAAGCAAACAGTTTAAATATCCTACAAAAGATACTTTCACACAACCCCAAGCATACACTCTCACGGTTTTAATTGTCCAAGCTACTACTTTAAATATGCAATCTAACAAACTACCTAGTTACCCTGTCTCTTAATTATATCAATGAATTTGCCAATTTTGCTTAAAACATTGAGCCAGTATCTTTCATGAAAATGTGACTAAACTTATGTAACGCACAAACGCCCGAGTCAAAGGGTAACGCCTAAATAAAGGTGTGACGCCAAAATAGAAGTCAACGCTTAAATTTAAGAGTAATGCATAAATAAAGTCTCAACGCTTAAATCAACGTGTAAAGCCTAAATAGAAGTCAACGCTTAAATCTAAGTGTAACTCCTAATTAAAGACTTAACGCTTAAATCAGAATCTTAAAGCTTAAATTAACGCGTAACGCCTAAATAGAAGTCAGTGCTTAAATCAAAATCTTAATGCTTAAATCTAAGTGTAACTCCTAAATAAAGACTCGACGCTTAAATCAGAATCTTAATGCTTAAAATAACATGTAACGCCTAAATAGAAGTCAGCACTTAAATCAAAGTCTTAATGCTTAAATCTAGGTGTAACACCAAAAGAAAGTCTCAACGCTTAGGCTGCATGGTATGGGGTCCGTCCCCCCTCCGTCCCGGTGCGGCGCCGCAGCTCCCCCCATTTCCCCCCACCCCGTCGTCGTCCTGAACGGCTTCCTGCAGACGTTGAAGACGTCCCACTAGAGGACAAAACCccctcacacacacatatatacatacaacatatacatatattttaggCTCATCCCCCATTTCCATACCTCCATcctctttgccccatcctcacacccgatcaacgtggcgcctacgtggcggatcatcctccaagggaggaccatcaccataccgcatagccttaAATCAAAATCTTAATGCTTAAATTATAACCTGTAACGCCTAAATAGAAGTCAATGCTTAAATCAAAGTCTTAATGCTTAAATCTAAATGTAACTCCTAGATAAAGTCTTAATGCTTAAATCAAATGAGTCTTAATGCTTAAATCAACGTGTAACGCCTAAATCAAAATCTAATGCTTAAATCAAAGTGTAACGATCGCCTAAATCAATAAAAACACTTCGAAAAGAATCAAAAGTATATCGAATTGAGCAGTCTAATATTAGTCTTATGATCTTTAAGCTTATGAGTTAACCATCAACCATTGATCACATTAATCTATCACTAACACTGCCAATCTACAGGCAAAACTGAATCAATTCACCAATCAATATGGAAAAACAATTAATCCGGACATACGTAAGCAATTAAtttaataaacaaacaaggatccaaaccttgattattattattattatcaacaCATTCTTCAACATTCAActtctcaacatcatcatcttcctCTTTATCCGACTCATACTCATCGAATTGGATATAATCAGCCTCATGTTCCGATGCTACTCCTTCATCCAGATTTCTTTCGCCGTCGTCGTCGTCGGAAGATATTAAAACTATGTCAGGATTGACAGCCGCCGTCACAAAGTTTGTTTCGCCGTCGTCTTCGTCGTCGGAAGATATTAGAATTACGTCGGAATTGCCAATCGCCATCGCAATCCACCGTAGACAGAAATTTAGGGTATTGGGATTTGAGATACGTACAAGAAAAGAAGACTACAGAAATTTAGGGGATTTTGGGGAAGGTGCCAGCGAATAGCTGAATATTGTATGGGTCACCACTCATGCACGGGCCTAATGGGCCGGGCCGTATACATTTTTAggaatttagggttttgtaagTATTTTGACGACCACAGCTAACCTACTTTAATGagagttttaaatattaaattttAGTTAGtaaaatcaatgttttaaaatccagTTTTTATACCGTTGACTCAGAAACAGTTAACCGGTTGTATCGGACGGTTCAAATGGATGTATCAGGCGGTTTAACCGGTTCTACCTGACGGTACAACCGGCCGATTTGAACTGGTTTTTAAAGCATTGTATAAAATGTTCGTTGATAAAAAATATATCATTGAGTACGAAGTTATTAATAATTGTTCTGCTAATTAACAtgtgttttaataaaataatatagcGAATAATCACGTATTGTATAAAAGTTATGCATAACATGGATGGCTTATGCCAAAAAAATTCTTCTCCGTGTAAATGTGATAGCAAAATGTTGGTTTGTGTTTTACAATCATGTAAATGCATAAAAGGTAAATCGCGAAATGTAATTAAAAGGGAAATCTTGCCACACTTCTAATTAACGATGAGGTTTCACTCTTTCACAAAGATCAAGGCTTGAATTTCTACAAAACAGAACATCGTAAGCCTCGTCGCAGGAAGAGAGATCTCCTTGTGACCACCATCcaacgtgagaataagtacttgTTTCATAGAAGTGAGAATACGAAGAAGAGTACACCGAGAGAGAGCATACCAAACCATTTACATCTTACTATTTATAGAAATCTTCCTTTTAGGGCTAACATTATGGTTACATAAGGTGGCCCCTTCTTCTAACCGTCTGGTGGTGACATCTCCTCTCCCATTTGTGGAGGGACAACATTTCTTTTGTCATAATTGTACTTTTATGAGGTCCATCATTGCACAGTAATTGTGTAGGGGTGTTGAGATTCTATTaggtatatttattttttaactttgTGGATTAGGTCTTGAACCCTACCTCTTCATACATAATATTATTATATTGTTATGTACATAATATGCATCTTACTTTTGCATAACTTATGCAACATGTCAGCCACTTAATTTATAGGACATGCTTGTAGTTATCTATCTAAGCTTATATAAGGTATAGCTACCTAAGGTCATCCACGTTCACCACACCCAAAGTGACACCACATCCTTCACCTAACAAAGATAGTCACATATAATTCTTTTAAGGAAATGGTTAGACGAGATAGAGCATAACATGCAAGTCAATCCATTTGGCCCTAGGGTCGCAAGGAACAAACAACCTAAGTCAAGGTATGAGGCCGACTAAGGAAGACCTTTACGTGAAATAGGTAAGCTCATGTTGCGTAAGGTGAGTCAAACCTTAAAAAACAATATATCGACTTCCACAAATAGTGTATAGATTTACTCCAATCATTAAACATTGTACCTAATACACATGAAAGGTAATGCGTGCGTTGCACACACACACTCTCTACCATCATCATTTACACTCACTTACAAATCTATACATGATTAATGCGTTTATCTTGTGATAAATCGCTAACAAGTAACAATGGGGTTCGCACACAAAGAATTTTATATTACTTTAAAATCGGTTTTATTTGGTCATACCTAATTTTTTGTTCTATATGTAAACATAAAATTTATTCTGTTGTTCGTCTTTATATTTTGTTGTATTCATTTTTTAACAACCTTTATGCACTATGTGCAGGATTTAAACTCTAAAGCTTTTGGTTGTGAATTCACTCAGTTCATCCACTACCCTAAACTACCCAATTTGGTGACATCACTACCTTAAAACATGAACCCCACCATTTTACATCATTCTCTCTCTCCATACACAcaactctctctatctctctcctATCCTCACACACACTCTCGGCTTGTAGAAGACCCAACCCCTACCCGTCGGGAGGGCAGCGGTGTAACCAGAGCGGGTATAGGGTAACTACTTGAAAATTCTGCATAACTTACGCAACATGCTTGTCGGATATGTTTGTCATTACCTATCTAGGCATATATAAGGTATAGCTACCTAAGACCATCCATGATCATTCACCACGCCTAAGATAACATACTAAGTCCTCACATAACAAAGATGGTCGCATATAAGTTCTATTTACACTGTGTTTCCAAGTCTCATTTAATAGGGGGAGGGCAAGGAAAATGAATTAAGAGAGAAAAAGAAGGAAAAGATGTGATTTTTTTCGTGTTTCCAAGAAAAGAGAAGAAATCAAGCATTTTATGCGTTCTCGAGTTaggaggaaaagaaaagaaaggaacaattttaccattataccctttaaatataaaacattttaattagATATGAGGGTAATTTACTAATTCATAAGATTTTCTCTTCTAATCTCTCCGATTTGGGAGGATAAATATAGGTACAAATTTTCTTCCTTTTTCCCTTCTTTCCCCTCCCCTTCTATCCTTGAAAAACATCAGGAACAtgggtttttttatattttcatctaTTTTCTTTCCCCTCCCCTCTTAAACAAGACTCGGGAATGGTTAGGCAAGATATAAATTAGAAATAACAATCAAGTCAATCCATATAGCCCTATAAAATTAACTAGACATGTGAGGGTTGCATGAGACTGACAGGATATGTTGCCCAAGGTGAGTCAAACCTCAAAAAGACAATATGTAGACTTCTATAAACAGCGTCTTGACTTACCTAATGCATACGAAAGATTATTAAAGAGGGTTGAATTGGGGGTTTGAGATTTTGAATGATTGATGTTTGGTGATTAATTGTTTTTAACAAGAGGGTGTTTGGATTGATTGTTTAAAATGGTTTGATAGTgtgggtctgtttggtatggcgtAATGATATAGACGGGTGAATGAAATgtacgaggtaatggaatggacgatgtaatggaatggatcattaccattccatgtcttgtttggttaccatatgAGAATGAAATAAATCATTACTTTGTGTTGTTTGGTAGGAAAGAATAGACGAAGAAATAAAATCGGTGATGAGTGACGGTagtcggtggtggtgggtggtgataggtggcaaTGGTAGCAATGGTCGGAGGTGGTGgcagtgggtggcggcggtgggtggtggcgggGGCAGAGGTAGGTGGTGGCGACGACAATGGTGGTGGGTGACGGGGACGGTGTTGGGTGACGGGGACGGTGGTGGGTGACGGCGACGGTGGTGGTCgtggtggaggtgggtggcggctgacagtggaggtgggtggtggtggtggtggcagaagTGGGTGACGGCGGCGACGGTAGTCACGGCGGTAGCTATGGCAGTAGTGGTGTCACCCGTGACTGAGTTATTAAAAccaataagaataataataataataataataataataatggtaaaaaataataataaaaatattgataataataataataataataa is from Helianthus annuus cultivar XRQ/B chromosome 9, HanXRQr2.0-SUNRISE, whole genome shotgun sequence and encodes:
- the LOC110908197 gene encoding zinc finger CCCH domain-containing protein 62 isoform X3 translates to MAIGNSDVILISSDDEDDGETNFVTAAVNPDIVLISSDDDDGERNLDEGVASEHEADYIQFDEYESDKEEDDDVEKLNVEECVDNNNNNQGGNDLHALSLNECKTYLRKHGMRVSGTKEECIQRIEEHNRLKDGNAESLYPKSSFSINCTGDACRGDIVLFKQNMYNNQRDIIGRRTVAGRIVNESYSASTEHTFSVEVLWSKWFKKLDPLSILLVKGRNLYQFGTFRQAWESEAERSEVLKEKHERGKEARRKRKWKETEFDVGDNKGKKRHKVSHKVSSHSKHKHANKNTKAHYQDVLFQSLDLKRSTQLTYHSDPNCSMYSDHHLQEASVPLTYDTTLQLNDLPPGSSVGHSHLNNEQQGPNQALSQPPDHHHHDSESPVHRSIDEKAMIHFPESSFSINCTGDARERDVVLFKQPVYMRGKVTEKKRTVAGRIVKVRQCESGDEHKFLIKVLWTIPSIINRRRFTMRVRSHNLYKYGAFRQPWKNEAMRSKMFEEKHGPVTRKLRRKLKKMDSALNKNKGFILMLP
- the LOC110908197 gene encoding uncharacterized protein LOC110908197 isoform X1 codes for the protein MAIGNSDVILISSDDEDDGETNFVTAAVNPDIVLISSDDDDGERNLDEGVASEHEADYIQFDEYESDKEEDDDVEKLNVEECVDNNNNNQGGNDLHALSLNECKTYLRKHGMRVSGTKEECIQRIEEHNRLKDGNAESLYPKSSFSINCTGDACRGDIVLFKQNMYNNQRDIIGRRTVAGRIVNESYSASTEHTFSVEVLWSKWFKKLDPLSILLVKGRNLYQFGTFRQAWESEAERSEVLKEKHERGKEARRKRKWKETEFDVGDNKGKKRHKVSHKVSSHSKHKHANKNTKAHYQDVLFQSLDLKRSTQLTYHSDPNCSMYSDHHLQEASVPLTYDTTLQLNDLPPGSSVGHSHLNNEQQGPNQALSQPPDHHHHDSESPVHRSIDEKAMIHFPESSFSINCTGDARERDVVLFKQPVYMRGKVTEKKRTVAGRIVKVRQCESGDEHKFLIKVLWTIPSIINRRRFTMRVRSHNLYKYGAFRQPWKNEAMRSKMFEEKHGPVTRKLRRKLKKMDSALNKNKGAKRQKVSHTGSSPSKQPTQKASSKRKGAGASPVKKTKTGSKMKSVRLGKRRAKKSKQQTFQPHTNPNTNLDLSLSTNLNQNENSNLIPSTTLNPNPSLHLNPNHNADQNQNQNQNQNLNTRHTQNPNSTDPSQNPISNPISSTTSKPNLSPHLNPNQHTKPNPNPRQKLNLKPRHNPNQKPRQNPNGPEPNNNPNSNPISSTASNPNPSQNPNSNPISSTTSKPNPSPHLNPNQHTKPNPNPCQKLILNPRKNLNLKPRHNPNQKPRQNPNGPEPNNNPNSNPISSTASNPNPSPHLNPNQHTNPNAHQNQSPNMRQNQNPNSTDPDQNPNSNTILSTTLNPTPSPHLSPNQHTKPNPRQNPNPKPRQNPKLSPRHNLNPEPRQNPNPTPRQNPNPKPRQNPNPTPRQNPNPKPRQNPNPNPRQNPNANPRQNSHPNVSQNPHPHPSYYMPAHQLQESSLFLPNQPPVWVPPNQPPYRLPGYGGQWGPNHNPIQSPGYNYMDILVLAGLTTLWYQQQ